From one Rosa rugosa chromosome 4, drRosRugo1.1, whole genome shotgun sequence genomic stretch:
- the LOC133744218 gene encoding uncharacterized protein LOC133744218, with product MEGTEDWTVAALIDEENKEWMCDLLGELFTEEEVRRIAAIPLSLRNANDRYVWHFDKKGQYSVRSGYYVFMNSMEVAARSVASSSKNECALRGYWNKIWQAAVPPKVRIFMWRLLRDILPTRSALKSRRVVLPNYKCVFCNKVEETSMHLFFKCGALSGFWMCGPLKLVTMEQSGSCMRDWIFDQIEGMAEEQVNYFFMALWTVWTERNNLVWNDGACRPLWMIQWCSRQLEEYQRVNCKAGKQGKRPLTKWQNPPSGRLKININGAFRVNDGCGGIGVVVRDHEGRGIAAMARPFLHAHSALSMEAEACRAGLLLGIHQGWADIDIESDSATLITALKSEEENLSEISRLWQDSENKVYLIKELDRITGQNGVAAQFKVDGGFWIQIIVHVLNSNESIFVREQHKKLSVVKMEFAAANQEG from the exons ATGGAAGGTACTGAAGATTGGACAGTGGCTGCCCTCATTGacgaagaaaataaagaatGGATGTGTGACTTGCTGGGGGAACTATTCACAGAGGAAGAGGTAAGGAGGATTGCTGCTATCCCTCTGAGCCTTCGTAATGCCAATGATCGTTATGTTTGGCATTTTGATAAGAAAGGCCAGTATAGTGTCAGAAGTGGTTATTACGTGTTTATGAATTCTATGGAGGTTGCTGCAAGATCAGTAGCATCATCAAGCAAGAATGAATGTGCTCTCCGAGGTTATTGGAATAAGATTTGGCAGGCTGCTGTCCCACCCAAAGTACGGATCTTCATGTGGAGGCTTCTACGTGATATTCTTCCTACAAGGTCAGCCTTAAAATCACGTAGAGTTGTTCTACCTAATTATAAATGTGTTTTTTGTAATAAAGTGGAAGAGACCAGCATGCATTTGTTTTTTAAGTGTGGTGCTCTTAGTGGGTTTTGGATGTGTGGGCCATTGAAGCTAGTGACAATGGAGCAATCTGGGAGTTGTATGAGAGATTGGATCTTTGACCAAATTGAAGGTATGGCAGAGGAACAGgtgaattatttttttatggcgTTATGGACAGTGTGGACGGAAAGGAACAACCTGGTTTGGAATGATGGTGCTTGTCGGCCTTTGTGGATGATTCAATGGTGTAGCAGACAGTTAGAGGAGTATCAGAGGGTTAACTGTAAAGCTGGAAAACAAGGAAAAAGGCCTTTAACTAAGTGGCAGAACCCACCTAGCGGCAGACTGAAAATCAACATTAATGGAGCTTTCCGTGTGAACGATGGTTGTGGAGGTATTGGTGTAGTTGTCAGAGATCATGAGGGTAGGGGGATCGCGGCCATGGCTAGACCTTTTTTACATGCACACTCAGCCCTTAGTATGGAGGCAGAGGCGTGTAGAGCTGGTCTTCTTCTTggtattcaccaaggttggGCGGACATAGATATTGAGAGCGATTCGGCCACTCTGATTACTGCTCTTaaaagtgaggaggagaatctGTCGGAG ATATCCAG GTTGTGGCAGGATTCGGAGAACAAGGTTTATTTGATTAAAGAGCTTGATAGGATTACTGGGCAG AATGGGGTTGCTGCCCAGTTTAAAGTTGATGGTGGGTTTTGGATACAGATCATTGTTCATGTTTTAAACTCTAAT GAAAGTATCTTTGTTAGGGAACAACATAAGAAGTTATCAGTAGTTAAGATGGAGTTCGCTGCAGCCAATCAAGAGGGTTAA